The genomic region cagtacatgggacaactactaatcatccgtctatacaccaagacagtacatgggacaactactaatcatccgtctatacacccaggcagaacatgggacaactactaatcatccgtctatacaccaaggcagaacatgggacaaatactaatcatctGTCTATAcaccaggcagaacatgggacaactactaatcatccgtctatacacccaagcagaacatgggacaactactaatcatccgtctatacaccaaggcagaacatgggccaaatactaatcatccgtctatacaccaaggcagaacatgggacaaatactaatcatctgtctatacaccaaggcagaacatgggacaactactaatcatccgtctatacaccaagacagaacatgggacaactactaatcatccgtctgtacaccaaggcagaacatgggacaactactaatcatccgtctatacaccaaggcagaacatgtgacaaatactaatcatccgtctatacaccaaggcagaacatgggacaactactaatcatccgtctatacaccaaggcagaacatgtgacaaatactaatcatccgtctatacaccaaggcagaacatgggacaactactaatcatccgtctatacaccaaagcagaacatgggacaactactaaatcaccaaggcagaacatgggacaactactaatcatccgtctatacaccaagacagaacatgggacaactactaatcatccgtctatacacccaggcagaacatgggacaactactaatcatccgtctatacaccaaggcagaacatgggacaactactaatcatccgtctatacaccaaagcagaacatgggacaactactaatcatccgtctatacaccaaggcagaacatgggacaaatactaatcatccgtctatacaccaaggcagaacatgggacaaatactaatcatccgtctatacaccaagacagaacatgggacaactactaatcatccgtctatacacccaggcagaacatgggacaaatactaaatcaccaagacagaacatgggacaaacactaatcatccgtctatacaccaaggcagaacatgggacaactactaatcatccgtctatacaccaaggcagaacatgggacaaatactaatcatccgtctatacaccaaggcagaacatgggacaaatactaatcatctgtctatacaccaaggcagaacatgggacaactactaatcatccgtctatacaccaagacagaacatgggacaactactaatcatccgtctatacaccaaggcagaacatgggacaactactaaatcaccaagacagaacatgggccaactactaatcatccgtcaatacaccaaggcagaacatgggacaaatactaatcatccatctatacaccaaggcagaacatgggacaaatactaatcatccgtctatacaccaagacagaacatgggacaactactaaatcaccaaggcagtacatgggacaactactaatcatccgtctatacaccaagacagtacatgggacaactactaatcatccgtctatacacccaggcagaacatgggacaactactaatcatccgtctatacaccaaggcagaacatgggacaaatactaatcatctgtctatacaccaaggcagaacatgggacaactactaatcatccgtctatacacccaggcagaacatgggacaactactaatcatccgtctatacaccaaggcagaacatgggacaaatactaatcatccgtctatacaccaaggcagaacatgggacaaatactaatcatctgtctatacaccaaggcagaacatgggacaactactaatcatccgtctatacaccaagacagaacatgggacaactactaatcatccgtctgtacaccaaggcagaacatgggacaactactaatcatccgtctatacaccaaggcagaacatgtgacaaatactaatcatccgtctatacaccaaggcagaacatgggacaactactaatcatccgtctatacaccaaggcagaacatgtgacaaatactaatcatccgtctatacaccaaggcagaacatgggacaactactaatcatccgtctatacaccaaagcagaacatgggacaactactaaatcaccaaggcagtacatgggacaactactaatcatccgtctatacaccaagacagtacatgggacaactactaatcatccgtctatacacccaggcagaacatgggacaactactaatcatccgtctatacaccaaggcagaacatgggacaactactaatcatccgtctatacaccaaagcagaacatgggacaactactaaatcaccaagacagaacatgggacaactactaatcatccgtcaatacaccaaggcagaacatgggacaaatactaatcatccgtctatacaccaaggcagaacatgggacaaatactaatcatccgtctatacaccaaggcagaacatgggacaaatactaatcatccgtctatacaccaaggcagaacatgggacaaatactaatcatccgtctatacaccaaggcagaacatgggacaactactaatcatccgtctatacaccaagacagaacatgggacaactactaaatcaccaaggcagtacatgggacaactactaatcatccgtctatacaccaaggcagaacatgggacaactactaatcatccctctatacaccaagacagaacatgggacaactactaatcatccctctatacaccaaggcagaacatgggacaactactaaatcaccaaggcagtacatgggacaactactaatcatccgtctatacaccaagacagaacatgggacaactactaatcatccgtctatacaccaagacagaacatgggacaactactaatcatccgtctatacaccaaggcagtacatgggacaactactaatcatccgtctatacaccaagacagaacatggaaCAAATACTTGAGAGATAATTTCACACAGACACTTGAGGACGAACAGGGCATTCTAGATTTCCAGAATGATTCCACAATCATACTAGCCCAGCGTCAGGTCTGTTTGTGATCTCTTGCCTCCTGTGTTCACGACAACGACCACAGGAGTTGTCTAAACAGTACAAACAGATCTCAGACCAGGCTACAATCGTACAATATAATTCCAATGATCTATTGTCACTAAGAACACACAAGAATGTTTTCATTATGATGTTATAATGCTGAATTAGATTTGGTGGTAAAACCTCTGTAAAGACCTCTGTGAAAACCTCTGATTGCATTGATGAGTGTTTCTTCACCTGACAGGACTGGTGCAGCTGCCTCAGGATGTTCTGAAGCTTACCATACTCTTCTCTCTCCAGGTACAACTTCCCAAGCTAAAGCATAGGACAAGGAGGAGTGAGGAATTAAACTAAATTACTTTACAGTATCAACCTCAGCCGTCTCCATAAAAACTATATGCCACATATATGTTTTAATAtttgcattaaaaaaaaatatgatattGTGGATGGAATCAATGACATTATATGAAAAGTTTTAAAATCAAGCCTACTTTAGTGTTGGTTTTAAACCAAAGCCTGTCGTTTTTGGCATCCTTTAATGCATCCAACGTTGTTTCATAAAACTCTTGCAGCAAGTCCATCTGAAAATAAATAAAGAAGTCAAGTAGAATCCTCTGTACATTCAGGAGattctctcttttcttttttgtaccccttttttctccccaatttcatatcttccaattggtagttacagtcttgtctcatcgctgcaactcccatacggactcgggaggtcgaaagccatgcgtcctccgaaacacaacccaaccaagccgcactgcttcttgacacaatacacatccaaccaggaagccagcccgcaccaatgtgtcggaggaatcACTGTGCAtctagcgacctggtcagtgtgcactgcgcccggcccgccacaggagtcgctactgcgcgttgagacaaggatatccctgccagccaaaccctccctaacccggatgacgctgggtcaattgtgcgtcgccccatcgACCTCCCGTTCGCGgtcagctgcgacagagcctgggctcaaacccagattctctgtggcacagctagcactgcgatgcagtgccttagacctctgcgccacccgggagcccCACATTCAGGAGATTCTCAATTGTGCATGCAAATATGTCCAGGACTAGCTTTAAAATCAGGGTATTGAGAACCAACCCGAACCAACCCACGTTTCCATAATTCAAAACAGCTCAGATTTATGCTTGATTCTGTGCACCATTGTTTGTTCTTAAATGTCACACACATTACCTGCTTTGACGTTGAGATATAATCAAGGATGGAATTGATGGATTTTTCAGAATAGTTTCTTGTAACTGCACTCCGGATGTATGTCAACAGCTGCTTGTACCTGTTCATCATTTCAGGGAAATTTGTCTGGagggaaaaatatttttttttaaatacatgtaattcaAGTGCTAATTTAGGCAGTACAGGATAGTAGCAGTTCTTTACAAAACATGAACAAATATGATCAAATATTTAGCACAATGAAGAATATATTTTCTaaatattgaatatatatatatttatgctaCAGCATATTTACTGTCATGTCTGCTGCTTACCAGTTTGAAGTTAATCTTAATCATTTGTTTCAAGGCCTTGAAACCCCATTCTCCTTTCTCACCCTCCAGCTCTAAGACCTGGGGAAAGATGCATTTAATAAAACGATCGCCACAGGTGGCTGCtggcaccttaattggagagGACAGGCTCAGAGTAATGGCCAGAATGGTATCATTACAAATACATGGTTTGATacgactccattccagccattattaggagccgtcctcccctcagcagcctgctgtgatgtgtgtgtgtgtgtatgtgtgatatgtgtgtgtgtgtgtgataacta from Oncorhynchus masou masou isolate Uvic2021 chromosome 22, UVic_Omas_1.1, whole genome shotgun sequence harbors:
- the LOC135508936 gene encoding COP9 signalosome complex subunit 2-like isoform X1, with amino-acid sequence MFTLRSKAFTADDVEALVSLLRLSAATSKVAIDLASFVVKMSDMEDDFMCDDEEDYDLVNSSEEYSEDSNSEPNVDLENQYYNSKALKEDDPKAALISFQKVLELEGEKGEWGFKALKQMIKINFKLTNFPEMMNRYKQLLTYIRSAVTRNYSEKSINSILDYISTSKQMDLLQEFYETTLDALKDAKNDRLWFKTNTKLGKLYLEREEYGKLQNILRQLHQSCQVKKHSSMQSEVFTEVFTEVLPPNLIQHYNIIMKTFLCVLSDNRSLELYCTIVAWSEICLYCLDNSCGRCREHRRQEITNRPDAGLV
- the LOC135508936 gene encoding COP9 signalosome complex subunit 2-like isoform X2 — encoded protein: MFTLRSKAFTADDVEALVSLLRLSAATSKVAIDLASFVVKMSDMEDDFMCDDEEDYDLEYSEDSNSEPNVDLENQYYNSKALKEDDPKAALISFQKVLELEGEKGEWGFKALKQMIKINFKLTNFPEMMNRYKQLLTYIRSAVTRNYSEKSINSILDYISTSKQMDLLQEFYETTLDALKDAKNDRLWFKTNTKLGKLYLEREEYGKLQNILRQLHQSCQVKKHSSMQSEVFTEVFTEVLPPNLIQHYNIIMKTFLCVLSDNRSLELYCTIVAWSEICLYCLDNSCGRCREHRRQEITNRPDAGLV